The following proteins are encoded in a genomic region of Henckelia pumila isolate YLH828 unplaced genomic scaffold, ASM3356847v2 CTG_298:::fragment_3, whole genome shotgun sequence:
- the LOC140870905 gene encoding tocopherol cyclase, chloroplastic-like, protein MENVCAFANNPCFVAINPAVGAAKPQVSPSELRLHRRSRYSAAIKSVSTANSVNSFAEENPGTDVDFKGTGAVEPIYEPTLPSRPLRTPHSGYHFDGTARKFFEGWYFKVSIPESRQSFCFMYSVENPAFTKKLSRLEEAQYGPRFTGVGAQILGADDKYICQFTGESHNFWGSRDELSLGNTFLSSKNMLPPKKEVPPQEFDRKVLEGFQVTPLWHQGFIRDDGRTNYAKIVKTARWKYSTRPVYGWGNVGSKQKSTAGWLAAFPVFEPHWQICMAGGLSTGWIEWDDKRYEFKNAPSYSEKNWGGGFPRKWFWVQCNVFEGATGEVALTAAGGLRQLPGLSETFENAALIGVHYGGIFYEFVPWNGVVSWEVTQWGHWCISADNGIHAVELEATTEDPGTTLRAPTSEAGLAPACKDTCFAHLRLRLWEKRYDGTEGKVILDVTSNMAAVEVGGGPWFNSWKGKTNTPEFARRAIGLPVDVEGLYGLVPFLKPPGL, encoded by the exons ATGGAAAATGTGTGTGCATTCGCTAATAATCCATGTTTCGTGGCTATAAATCCTGCTGTTGGTGCAGCAAAGCCTCAAGTTTCACCCTCGGAGCTGCGATTGCACAGAAGATCACGATACTCAGCTGCGATCAAATCCGTATCGACTGCGAACTCTGTCAATTCCTTCGCGGAAGAGAATCCTGGAACAGATGTTGATTTTAAGGGGACTGGAGCTGTAGAACCTATTTACGAACCTACGCTTCCCAGTCGTCCTCTTCGAACGCCTCATAGCGG GTACCATTTTGATGGAACTGCTCGAAAGTTTTTTGAGGGCTGGTATTTTAAGGTCTCGATACCAGAGTCGAGGCAGAGTTTTTGCTTCATGTATTCTGTGGAAAACCCAGCATTCACCAAGAAATTGAGCAGACTGGAAGAGGCACAATATGGTCCTCGATTTACAGGAGTTGGAGCTCAAATACTGGGGGCAGATGACAAGTATATTTGTCAGTTCACAGGAGAATCTCACAATTTTTGGGGGA GTAGGGACGAGTTGTCACTTGGTAATACATTTCTGAGTAGTAAGAATATGCTGCCTCCAAAGAAAGAGGTTCCTCCTCAG GAATTTGACCGAAAAGTGTTGGAGGGTTTCCAAGTTACCCCGCTATGGCACCAAGGCTTTATTCGGGATGATGGAAG GACTAATTATGCCAAGATTGTAAAGACTGCTCGTTGGAAGTATAGCACACGCCCTGTTTATGGATGGGGAAATGTTGGGTCAAAGCAAAAGTCTACAGCTGGATGGCTTGCTGCATTTCCTGTATTTGAGCCTCATTGGCAAATATGTATGGCAGGCGGGCTTTCAACAG GTTGGATTGAATGGGATGATAAAAGATATGAGTTCAAAAACGCTCCATCATATTCTGAAAAGAATTGGGGTGGTGGCTTCCCAAGAAAGTGGTTCTgg GTGCAATGTAATGTCTTTGAAGGTGCTACTGGGGAAGTTGCTTTGACTGCTGCAGGTGGATTGAGACAGCTGCCTGGACTGAGTGAAACTTTTGAAAACGCTGCACTG ATTGGAGTTCACTATGGTGGGATTTTCTATGAGTTTGTACCATGGAATGGAGTGGTTAGCTGGGAAGTTACTCAATGGGGTCACTGGTGTATTTCTGCAGATAATGGTATACACGCG GTGGAACTGGAAGCGACAACGGAAGATCCTGGTACAACACTACGTGCTCCCACCTCAGAGGCAGGGTTGGCTCCAGCTTGCAAAGACACTTGCTTCGCCCACTTACGACTCAGATTGTGGGAAAAACGTTATGATGGAACCGAGGGAAAG GTTATCTTGGATGTTACGAGTAACATGGCAGCAGTCGAAGTTGGAGGCGGACCGTGGTTCAATTCATGGAAGGGGAAGACAAATACACCTGAGTTTGCAAGACGTGCAATTGGGCTTCCTGTTGATGTAGAAGGACTTTATGGTTTGGTGCCTTTCCTCAAACCGCCTGGCTTGTAA
- the LOC140870906 gene encoding tocopherol cyclase, chloroplastic-like isoform X2 codes for MENVCAFANNPRFVATNPVLGAAKTHVSLAELRFHMRRSRYSTAIKSVSAENSVSPSVEEDPGKKGTEAVEPIYEPTPANRPLRTPHSGFHFDGSTRQFFEGWYLKVSIPELRQSFCFMYSVENPAFTKKLSREEEARYGPRFTGVGAQILGADDKYICQYAEESHNFWGGKDDLSLGNTFLGHKNMQPPKKEVPPQEFNRRVLEGFQVTPLWHQGFIRDDGRTNYAKIVKTARWKYSTRPVYGWGNIGSKQKSSAGWLATFPVFGPHWQICMASGLSTGWIEWDDKRYEFRNAPSYAEKNWGGGFPGKWFWLQCNVFEGATGDVALTAAGGLKQVPGLSETFENGAVLGVHFGGIFYEFVPWNGMISWEVTQWGRWCISADNGIHVVELEATTEEPDTTLRVPTSDAGFTPGCRDTCFAHLRLRLWEKHYDRIEGKVILDVTSNMAAVEVGGGPWLDTWKANTHTPGILRRAVALPIDVEGFFNLVPFLRPPGL; via the exons ATGGAAAATGTGTGTGCGTTCGCCAATAATCCACGGTTCGTGGCCACAAATCCTGTTCTTGGTGCAGCAAAAACTCATGTTTCACTTGCGGAGCTGCGGTTCCACATGAGAAGATCACGATACTCAACTGCCATCAAATCCGTATCGGCTGAGAACTCTGTTAGTCCCTCCGTGGAAGAGGATCCTGGGAAAAAGGGGACCGAAGCTGTAGAACCTATTTACGAACCCACGCCTGCCAATCGTCCTCTTCGAACGCCTCACAGCGG GTTCCATTTTGATGGATCTACTCGACAATTTTTTGAGGGCTGGTATCTTAAGGTCTCAATACCAGAATTGAGGCAGAGTTTTTGCTTCATGTATTCTGTGGAAAACCCAGCATTCACAAAGAAATTGAGCAGAGAGGAAGAGGCACGATATGGACCTCGATTTACAGGTGTTGGAGCTCAAATTCTGGGGGCAGATGACAAGTATATTTGTCAGTATGCAGAAGAATCTCACAACTTTTGGGGGGGTAA AGACGACCTGTCACTTGGGAATACATTTCTAGGTCATAAAAACATGCAGCCTCCTAAGAAAGAGGTTCCTCCTCAG GAATTCAATCGAAGAGTGTTAGAGGGTTTCCAAGTCACCCCACTATGGCACCAAGGTTTTATTCGTGATGATGGAAG GACTAATTATGCTAAGATTGTGAAGACTGCTCGTTGGAAGTACAGCACACGTCCTGTTTATGGATGGGGAAATATTGGGTCAAAGCAAAAGTCCTCAGCTGGATGGCTTGCTACATTTCCTGTCTTTGGGCCTCATTGGCAAATATGTATGGCAAGCGGACTTTCAACAG GCTGGATTGAGTGGGATGATAAAAGATATGAGTTCAGAAACGCTCCGTCATATGCTGAAAAGAATTGGGGTGGTGGCTTCCCTGGAAAGTGGTTCTGG TTGCAATGTAATGTCTTTGAAGGTGCAACTGGGGATGTTGCTTTGACTGCTGCTGGTGGATTGAAACAGGTGCCTGGACTGAGTGAAACTTTTGAAAATGGTGCAGTG CTTGGAGTTCATTTTGGTGGGATTTTCTATGAGTTTGTACCCTGGAATGGAATGATTAGCTGGGAAGTTACTCAATGGGGTCGCTGGTGTATTTCTGCAGATAATGGAATACACGTG GTAGAACTGGAAGCAACGACTGAGGAACCTGATACGACATTGCGTGTTCCCACCTCAGATGCAGGGTTTACTCCTGGTTGCAGAGACACTTGCTTTGCCCACTTAAGACTCAGATTGTGGGAAAAACATTACGATAGAATTGAAGGAAAG GTTATTTTGGATGTTACGAGTAACATGGCAGCGGTGGAAGTTGGAGGGGGGCCGTGGCTTGACACGTGGAAGGCGAACACGCATACACCCGGGATTCTGAGACGTGCAGTTGCGCTTCCTATTGATGTAGAAGGATTTTTTAATTTGGTGCCTTTCTTAAGGCCCCCTGGCTTGTAA
- the LOC140870907 gene encoding uncharacterized protein codes for MKIELGLKAHSTPSFSPYMQNDINIIYYPHSSQQYTKASSLSLFLSPIFAFLIKLLYDMKANNNSPKLKTTPRTQLFSCGFFRQCTQTVLSPTTSTPPPLPQAPAPPQQTPPAHSQPESSSSSSSNTSQSFTQWRFPLSNSPIAHSSYSHPKPDPEPDPRSRDISVPPPVLHANLEELFHVAELHFSSGSDYDRVGVIQLLERSLVPDPRAAVEGGTCPVAVVRGVVECLRCEGVARKPASKVLLALCLVEENRSVAVEAGAVTAVVEALADAEISLAERSLAVLELLCTTAEGAEEVRAHALAVPMMVEVMGRMEGRGKEHAISVLAVIYGGLGEDATVAPAEEVARAVMLALQGDCSARGRRKGAQLLRILQENGRSDLTQEVDERSGYFDQR; via the coding sequence ATGAAGATAGAGTTGGGCCTGAAAGCCCATTCGACACCATCGTTTTCCCCGTACATGCAAAATGACATAAACATCATATATTATCCTCACAGTTCACAACAGTACACTAAAgctagctctctctctctctttctcaGCCCCATCTTTGCGTTCTTGATCAAGCTTCTGTATGATATGAAGGCCAACAATAATTCACCGAAATTGAAAACAACCCCACGTACTCAGTTGTTTTCCTGTGGTTTCTTTCGCCAATGCACGCAGACTGTACTTAGTCCCACCACCTCCACTCCACCGCCACTCCCCCAGGCGCCGGCACCTCCGCAGCAAACTCCGCCAGCGCATTCACAGCCTGAAtcctcctcttcttcttcttccaacACTTCACAGAGCTTCACGCAGTGGAGGTTCCCACTCTCCAACTCACCCATAGCACATAGCTCATACTCACACCCCAAACCCGATCCGGAGCCCGACCCCAGAAGTAGGGATATCTCTGTTCCACCGCCAGTTTTGCATGCCAACTTGGAGGAGCTGTTCCACGTGGCGGAGCTTCACTTCAGTTCTGGGTCAGACTACGACCGGGTCGGGGTGATTCAGTTGCTTGAGAGATCCCTCGTCCCAGACCCACGCGCTGCGGTGGAAGGCGGGACTTGTCCGGTGGCGGTGGTGAGAGGGGTCGTCGAGTGTCTGCGCTGCGAAGGCGTGGCGCGTAAGCCGGCCAGTAAGGTGTTGCTGGCGCTTTGCCTGGTAGAGGAAAACAGGAGCGTTGCGGTAGAGGCGGGGGCGGTTACTGCGGTGGTGGAGGCGCTGGCGGATGCCGAGATTTCGCTGGCGGAGAGGTCGTTGGCGGTGTTGGAGCTTCTGTGCACGACGGCCGAGGGTGCGGAGGAGGTTCGCGCCCATGCTTTGGCTGTTCCCATGATGGTGGAGGTTATGGGGAGAATGGAGGGGAGGGGGAAAGAACATGCAATAAGCGTATTGGCCGTGATCTACGGTGGCTTAGGGGAAGATGCGACGGTGGCGCCTGCGGAGGAGGTGGCGCGTGCTGTGATGCTGGCTTTGCAGGGGGATTGCAGTGCTAGAGGGAGGAGGAAAGGGGCCCAGCTTCTGAGGATTCTTCAAGAAAATGGACGGTCAGATTTGACCCAAGAGGTGGATGAGAGGTCTGGATATTTTGACCAACGTTGA
- the LOC140870906 gene encoding tocopherol cyclase, chloroplastic-like isoform X1: MENVCAFANNPRFVATNPVLGAAKTHVSLAELRFHMRRSRYSTAIKSVSAENSVSPSVEEDPGKKGTEAVEPIYEPTPANRPLRTPHSGFHFDGSTRQFFEGWYLKVSIPELRQSFCFMYSVENPAFTKKLSREEEARYGPRFTGVGAQILGADDKYICQYAEESHNFWGERDDLSLGNTFLGHKNMQPPKKEVPPQEFNRRVLEGFQVTPLWHQGFIRDDGRTNYAKIVKTARWKYSTRPVYGWGNIGSKQKSSAGWLATFPVFGPHWQICMASGLSTGWIEWDDKRYEFRNAPSYAEKNWGGGFPGKWFWLQCNVFEGATGDVALTAAGGLKQVPGLSETFENGAVLGVHFGGIFYEFVPWNGMISWEVTQWGRWCISADNGIHVVELEATTEEPDTTLRVPTSDAGFTPGCRDTCFAHLRLRLWEKHYDRIEGKVILDVTSNMAAVEVGGGPWLDTWKANTHTPGILRRAVALPIDVEGFFNLVPFLRPPGL; this comes from the exons ATGGAAAATGTGTGTGCGTTCGCCAATAATCCACGGTTCGTGGCCACAAATCCTGTTCTTGGTGCAGCAAAAACTCATGTTTCACTTGCGGAGCTGCGGTTCCACATGAGAAGATCACGATACTCAACTGCCATCAAATCCGTATCGGCTGAGAACTCTGTTAGTCCCTCCGTGGAAGAGGATCCTGGGAAAAAGGGGACCGAAGCTGTAGAACCTATTTACGAACCCACGCCTGCCAATCGTCCTCTTCGAACGCCTCACAGCGG GTTCCATTTTGATGGATCTACTCGACAATTTTTTGAGGGCTGGTATCTTAAGGTCTCAATACCAGAATTGAGGCAGAGTTTTTGCTTCATGTATTCTGTGGAAAACCCAGCATTCACAAAGAAATTGAGCAGAGAGGAAGAGGCACGATATGGACCTCGATTTACAGGTGTTGGAGCTCAAATTCTGGGGGCAGATGACAAGTATATTTGTCAGTATGCAGAAGAATCTCACAACTTTTGGGGGG AAAGAGACGACCTGTCACTTGGGAATACATTTCTAGGTCATAAAAACATGCAGCCTCCTAAGAAAGAGGTTCCTCCTCAG GAATTCAATCGAAGAGTGTTAGAGGGTTTCCAAGTCACCCCACTATGGCACCAAGGTTTTATTCGTGATGATGGAAG GACTAATTATGCTAAGATTGTGAAGACTGCTCGTTGGAAGTACAGCACACGTCCTGTTTATGGATGGGGAAATATTGGGTCAAAGCAAAAGTCCTCAGCTGGATGGCTTGCTACATTTCCTGTCTTTGGGCCTCATTGGCAAATATGTATGGCAAGCGGACTTTCAACAG GCTGGATTGAGTGGGATGATAAAAGATATGAGTTCAGAAACGCTCCGTCATATGCTGAAAAGAATTGGGGTGGTGGCTTCCCTGGAAAGTGGTTCTGG TTGCAATGTAATGTCTTTGAAGGTGCAACTGGGGATGTTGCTTTGACTGCTGCTGGTGGATTGAAACAGGTGCCTGGACTGAGTGAAACTTTTGAAAATGGTGCAGTG CTTGGAGTTCATTTTGGTGGGATTTTCTATGAGTTTGTACCCTGGAATGGAATGATTAGCTGGGAAGTTACTCAATGGGGTCGCTGGTGTATTTCTGCAGATAATGGAATACACGTG GTAGAACTGGAAGCAACGACTGAGGAACCTGATACGACATTGCGTGTTCCCACCTCAGATGCAGGGTTTACTCCTGGTTGCAGAGACACTTGCTTTGCCCACTTAAGACTCAGATTGTGGGAAAAACATTACGATAGAATTGAAGGAAAG GTTATTTTGGATGTTACGAGTAACATGGCAGCGGTGGAAGTTGGAGGGGGGCCGTGGCTTGACACGTGGAAGGCGAACACGCATACACCCGGGATTCTGAGACGTGCAGTTGCGCTTCCTATTGATGTAGAAGGATTTTTTAATTTGGTGCCTTTCTTAAGGCCCCCTGGCTTGTAA